The proteins below are encoded in one region of Paraburkholderia aromaticivorans:
- the dmpE gene encoding 2-oxopent-4-enoate hydratase, giving the protein MTSTHHAELGDTLYCAWLDRTPVAPFSARADGLPLADAYRVQQHFIARRLAAGETVVGKKIGVTSQVVQDMLDVRQPDFGVLLSGMHYAAGQAIPIDTLIQPRAEGEIAFYLQRDLRGPGVTREDVLAATGSVGACFEIVDSRIRDWAIRIGDTVADNASCGVYVLGHERVPPDALDLAACRMTLDKNGERVAEGIGAAALGHPADAVAWLANTLGELGMPLLASEVVLSGSLAALIPVIRGDVLEMHIEGIGGCSVRFV; this is encoded by the coding sequence ATGACCTCGACACATCACGCCGAACTCGGCGACACGCTCTATTGCGCCTGGCTCGACCGCACGCCGGTCGCGCCGTTCTCCGCGCGCGCTGACGGCTTGCCGCTCGCCGACGCCTACCGTGTGCAACAGCATTTCATCGCGCGCCGGCTCGCGGCCGGCGAAACCGTCGTCGGCAAGAAGATCGGCGTGACGAGCCAGGTCGTGCAGGACATGCTCGACGTGCGTCAGCCTGACTTCGGCGTGCTGCTTTCGGGCATGCACTACGCCGCCGGCCAGGCGATCCCCATCGACACGCTGATCCAGCCGCGCGCGGAAGGCGAGATCGCGTTCTATCTGCAACGCGATCTGCGCGGCCCCGGCGTCACGCGCGAAGACGTGCTAGCCGCCACCGGATCGGTGGGCGCGTGTTTCGAGATCGTCGATTCGCGCATTCGCGACTGGGCAATCCGCATCGGCGATACCGTCGCCGACAACGCCTCGTGCGGCGTCTACGTGCTCGGCCACGAGCGCGTGCCGCCGGACGCGCTCGATCTGGCCGCCTGCCGGATGACGCTCGACAAGAACGGCGAACGCGTCGCCGAAGGTATCGGCGCCGCGGCGCTCGGCCATCCCGCCGACGCCGTCGCGTGGCTCGCCAATACGCTTGGCGAACTCGGCATGCCCCTGCTCGCGAGCGAGGTCGTGTTGTCCGGTTCGCTCGCGGCGCTGATTCCCGTAATCCGTGGCGACGTGCTGGAAATGCATATAGAAGGCATCGGCGGTTGCTCGGTGCGTTTCGTTTGA
- a CDS encoding alpha/beta fold hydrolase: MTATPTEFQEAASQTRAPLQPPTGIFTEVPGGLTLHHFEAGSGAPVVFIHGSGPGASGFSNFKHNYPQFAAAGYRAIVVDLPGYGASSKPADVHYTLDFFVSALRAQLTANGIGRATLLGNSLGGAIALQYALDYPDDVDSLIMMAPGGVEERETYFRMDGIQKMVSLFTNRQMNRLTMRQLLEMLVFDRSLVTDALVDERLRVCEQQPPEVLSTMRVPNLTTRLAELKCPVLGFWGSDDRFNPASGAMRFLEHCADARFVLMNRCGHWVMVEHRRYFNRECLEFLAERRGA, translated from the coding sequence ATGACCGCAACGCCCACCGAGTTTCAGGAAGCCGCGTCGCAAACGCGCGCACCTTTGCAGCCGCCCACCGGCATTTTCACCGAGGTGCCCGGCGGCCTCACGCTGCATCACTTCGAAGCCGGCAGCGGCGCGCCCGTCGTGTTCATTCACGGCAGCGGGCCCGGTGCAAGCGGCTTCAGCAATTTCAAGCACAACTACCCGCAATTCGCCGCCGCCGGCTACCGGGCGATCGTGGTCGATTTGCCGGGTTACGGCGCATCGTCCAAGCCTGCCGACGTGCACTACACGCTCGATTTCTTCGTCAGCGCATTGCGTGCGCAACTCACGGCCAACGGCATCGGGCGGGCCACGTTGCTCGGCAATTCGCTAGGCGGCGCGATCGCGCTGCAATACGCGCTCGACTATCCCGACGACGTCGACAGTCTGATCATGATGGCGCCCGGCGGCGTCGAAGAGCGCGAGACCTACTTCAGAATGGACGGCATCCAGAAGATGGTGTCGCTGTTCACGAATCGGCAAATGAACCGGCTGACCATGCGGCAACTGCTCGAAATGCTGGTGTTCGATCGCAGCCTCGTCACCGACGCGCTGGTCGACGAACGCCTGCGCGTGTGCGAACAACAGCCGCCCGAAGTGCTCTCGACCATGCGCGTGCCGAACCTCACCACGCGTCTCGCCGAGCTGAAGTGCCCGGTGCTCGGCTTCTGGGGCAGCGACGACCGCTTCAATCCGGCGAGCGGCGCGATGCGCTTTCTCGAACATTGTGCCGACGCCCGCTTCGTGCTGATGAATCGCTGCGGCCATTGGGTGATGGTCGAGCACCGGCGGTATTTCAACCGCGAATGCCTGGAATTTCTCGCGGAGCGGCGCGGCGCTTGA
- a CDS encoding nuclear transport factor 2 family protein has protein sequence MNTSENMKARLVEYIEAFNAADAARVAALFADNASVEDPVGTPVKEGRSEIDAFYAYATSVGARLELMAPPRGSHGNSASISFRVHVTSQDGHPAHIDVTDVMDFDAAGKIVRMRAYWGADDYHLSSQAA, from the coding sequence ATGAACACCAGTGAAAACATGAAGGCGCGCCTCGTCGAGTATATCGAGGCGTTTAACGCGGCCGACGCCGCGCGCGTGGCGGCGCTGTTCGCCGACAACGCGAGCGTCGAGGACCCGGTCGGCACGCCAGTGAAAGAAGGCCGCAGTGAGATCGACGCGTTCTATGCGTACGCGACCTCGGTGGGCGCGCGGCTCGAACTGATGGCGCCGCCGCGCGGGTCGCACGGCAATAGCGCGTCGATCAGCTTTCGCGTGCATGTCACGTCGCAAGACGGACACCCCGCGCATATCGACGTGACCGACGTGATGGACTTCGACGCCGCCGGCAAGATCGTGCGCATGCGCGCGTACTGGGGCGCCGACGACTATCACCTGTCGTCGCAGGCGGCCTGA
- a CDS encoding helix-turn-helix transcriptional regulator, with the protein MEHECDTLPHWLTGSPQGEAGHASAAYNSALAAQPAYPAGTRQLEKSAHAAEASRAPSRTATGVAPTGFLTLFTEEEIGTPSPAARRAAPVISPLVRFGSAQDRIEFVRQRIKQLGFDSFSYSATRTSAHHKTMFVLTSYESQSWLTRYFRERYFELDPRVALASPTGMPFLWNTADMRADLPRAQMRSERLGGLIDMLEVTGRKSGILTQMPLPEPELSASLCFNSEIGNPRWMTESIVAETLMFAHMIHEFIWTHAKSVIGIAPALQQRVTLSELQHAVLKAVVQGQRDKEIAYFLGLSPHNVDYHLRRLRQLFNVRNRVQLINVAQAYVT; encoded by the coding sequence ATGGAACACGAATGCGATACGCTGCCGCACTGGTTGACCGGTTCGCCGCAAGGTGAAGCCGGGCACGCGTCGGCAGCATACAACTCGGCGCTTGCCGCCCAACCGGCTTACCCGGCCGGCACGCGGCAACTCGAGAAATCAGCCCACGCGGCTGAAGCATCCAGGGCACCCAGCCGCACCGCAACAGGCGTGGCGCCCACAGGCTTTCTCACGCTCTTCACCGAGGAGGAGATCGGCACGCCCTCGCCCGCCGCGCGGCGCGCCGCACCGGTCATCAGTCCACTGGTGCGTTTTGGCAGCGCGCAGGACCGCATCGAATTCGTGCGGCAGCGCATCAAGCAACTGGGCTTCGACTCGTTCAGCTATTCGGCCACGCGCACGTCGGCGCATCACAAGACGATGTTCGTGCTGACCAGCTACGAGTCGCAGAGCTGGCTCACGCGTTATTTCCGCGAGCGTTATTTCGAGCTCGACCCGCGCGTCGCACTCGCCTCGCCGACCGGCATGCCGTTCCTCTGGAATACGGCCGACATGCGCGCCGACTTGCCGCGTGCGCAAATGCGCAGCGAACGGCTCGGCGGGCTGATCGACATGCTGGAGGTGACCGGGCGCAAAAGCGGCATTCTCACGCAGATGCCGCTGCCCGAGCCGGAACTGAGCGCGAGCCTGTGCTTCAACTCGGAGATCGGCAATCCGCGCTGGATGACCGAGTCGATCGTGGCCGAGACGTTGATGTTCGCGCACATGATCCACGAATTCATCTGGACCCATGCGAAGAGCGTGATCGGGATCGCGCCCGCGCTGCAGCAGCGCGTGACGCTGAGCGAATTGCAGCATGCGGTGCTGAAGGCGGTGGTGCAGGGTCAGCGGGACAAGGAGATCGCCTACTTCCTCGGGCTGTCGCCGCATAACGTCGACTATCACTTGCGCCGTCTGCGGCAGTTGTTCAACGTGCGTAACCGCGTGCAGTTGATCAATGTCGCGCAGGCTTATGTGACGTAG
- a CDS encoding transferase hexapeptide repeat family protein yields the protein MALYEFNGKRPRVDPSAYVHPSAVLIGDVTVGACCYIGPFASLRGDFGAVVVERGSNVQDACVLHTGVDNSCRLGVDSHVGHGAIVHGATLEPNTMIGMHAVVMDGAVLGEAAIVAACAFVKKDWHVPPRVLVAGVPGRVVRLLGDEEIRAKSSGTRMYQQLAADCLRTMRSA from the coding sequence ATGGCGCTCTATGAGTTCAACGGAAAGCGGCCGCGCGTCGACCCGTCGGCGTACGTGCATCCGAGCGCGGTGCTGATCGGTGACGTGACGGTGGGCGCGTGCTGTTACATCGGGCCGTTCGCGAGCCTGCGCGGCGATTTCGGCGCGGTGGTGGTCGAGCGCGGCAGCAACGTGCAGGACGCCTGCGTGCTGCATACGGGTGTCGATAATTCCTGTCGCCTTGGGGTCGACAGCCATGTCGGCCATGGCGCGATCGTTCACGGCGCGACGCTCGAGCCGAACACCATGATCGGCATGCACGCCGTGGTGATGGACGGCGCGGTGCTCGGCGAGGCCGCCATCGTGGCCGCCTGCGCGTTTGTCAAGAAGGATTGGCATGTGCCGCCGCGCGTGCTGGTGGCGGGCGTGCCGGGGCGGGTGGTGCGTCTGCTGGGCGACGAGGAGATTCGCGCGAAGTCGTCGGGTACGCGGATGTATCAGCAGCTTGCGGCAGATTGCCTGCGCACGATGCGCAGCGCGTGA
- a CDS encoding acetaldehyde dehydrogenase (acetylating) — MSKIKCALIGPGNIGTDLLYKLRRSAVLEPVWMVGVDAASEGLARARELGLKTTAEGIDGLLPHLAADDIRIAFDATSAYVHREHSDKLTARGVRVIDLTPAAIGPFCVPPVNLAAQNDQQVMNVNMVTCGGQATIPMVYAVSRVQRVAYGEIVATVSSRSVGPGTRKNIDEFTRTTSLAIEQIGGAAVGKAIIVINPAEPPLIMRDTIHCLTEGDPDIDAITASVHAMVDEVRQYVPGYTLKNGPVFDGRRVSVFMEVEGLGDYLPKYAGNLDIMTAAAARTAEVFAQQMLAASPVTA, encoded by the coding sequence ATGAGCAAGATCAAATGCGCATTGATCGGGCCCGGCAACATCGGCACCGATCTGCTGTACAAACTGCGTCGCAGCGCGGTGCTCGAACCGGTCTGGATGGTCGGTGTCGACGCCGCCTCCGAAGGCCTCGCGCGGGCTCGCGAGCTGGGCCTGAAAACGACTGCTGAGGGCATCGACGGCCTGCTGCCGCATCTGGCCGCCGACGACATCCGCATCGCCTTCGACGCCACGTCCGCGTACGTGCACCGCGAGCACTCCGACAAGCTGACTGCGCGCGGCGTACGCGTGATCGACCTGACGCCTGCCGCGATCGGCCCGTTCTGCGTGCCACCGGTCAATCTTGCCGCGCAGAACGACCAGCAGGTGATGAACGTCAACATGGTCACGTGCGGCGGCCAGGCGACCATTCCGATGGTGTATGCCGTGTCGCGCGTGCAGCGCGTGGCGTACGGCGAGATCGTCGCGACCGTGTCGTCGCGTTCGGTCGGACCCGGCACGCGCAAGAACATCGACGAGTTCACGCGCACCACGTCGCTTGCGATCGAACAGATCGGCGGTGCGGCCGTGGGCAAGGCGATCATCGTGATCAATCCGGCGGAGCCGCCGCTCATCATGCGCGACACCATTCATTGCTTGACCGAAGGCGATCCGGACATCGACGCGATCACCGCATCCGTGCATGCAATGGTCGATGAAGTGCGCCAATACGTGCCCGGTTATACGCTGAAAAACGGCCCGGTATTCGACGGCCGGCGCGTCTCCGTGTTCATGGAAGTCGAAGGTCTCGGCGACTACTTGCCGAAGTACGCCGGCAATCTCGACATCATGACCGCGGCCGCCGCGCGCACCGCTGAAGTTTTCGCTCAACAGATGCTGGCAGCATCGCCCGTCACTGCGTAA
- a CDS encoding DUF1302 family protein, with amino-acid sequence MQINGTRERAPAMRALCTACKLAMLAAATLNMAPAHAGDTLNLGADTTLDYTFTLGYGLGMRTRAPSGNLLTPENINGDDGDRNFAKNKLIQNQVSLLGEVNLKHDDWGVFVRADTFYDQAYQHPNYNDAPGTVNHGGVFNNFTEQANYWAGGRTQLLAAYVYNTFKLGGTSLNVKVGDQVVAWGESVFFPNIAGAQGPADATKSFVAGAEVKDILLPVPQISTQWQIAPNFSLLGYYQFSFQPNQLSAPGSYMSYSDVVGPGAEYIIGPGGIHIPRGDDIRPGNSGQWGLGARWRVFGDTEIGAYYLHYNDMNPSVVTTYFPTLGYQQKYFDNIKLSGLSFSTDLNGVNVAGETSYRQGAAVLVNTAAGAQTTRGDIWQSNLSAIYSIGPTFLAASQTLVGEVSYVHAGNVTPLLGSSTLANTRNSAAFEVAWTLSYKNVFSGWDVDVPITYADDFTGKSALAGALGSMTGVGDHRVTVGVNFTRLSNLKLALVYAKFLGRPDPTNRPLADRDYVLATATYSF; translated from the coding sequence ATGCAGATCAACGGAACACGAGAGCGCGCACCAGCGATGCGCGCGCTGTGCACGGCATGCAAACTCGCGATGCTGGCCGCGGCGACGCTCAATATGGCCCCCGCCCACGCGGGCGACACGCTCAATCTCGGCGCGGACACCACGCTCGATTACACCTTCACGCTCGGCTATGGTCTCGGCATGCGCACACGCGCGCCGAGCGGCAACCTGCTGACGCCGGAGAATATCAACGGCGACGACGGCGACCGCAACTTCGCCAAAAACAAGCTGATCCAGAACCAGGTGAGCCTGCTCGGCGAAGTGAACCTGAAGCACGACGACTGGGGCGTATTCGTGCGCGCCGACACGTTCTACGATCAGGCCTATCAACATCCGAACTACAACGACGCACCCGGCACCGTGAATCACGGCGGCGTCTTCAACAACTTCACCGAGCAGGCGAATTACTGGGCCGGCGGCCGCACCCAACTGCTCGCCGCCTACGTGTACAACACATTCAAGCTGGGCGGCACCAGCCTGAACGTGAAGGTCGGAGATCAGGTCGTGGCGTGGGGCGAGAGCGTGTTCTTCCCGAACATCGCGGGCGCGCAAGGCCCTGCTGACGCCACTAAATCATTCGTCGCCGGCGCTGAAGTGAAGGACATTCTGCTGCCGGTTCCGCAGATCTCCACGCAATGGCAGATCGCGCCGAATTTCAGCCTGCTCGGCTATTACCAGTTCTCTTTCCAGCCGAATCAGTTGAGCGCGCCCGGCAGCTACATGAGCTATTCCGACGTGGTCGGGCCCGGCGCGGAATACATCATCGGACCGGGCGGCATCCATATTCCGCGCGGTGACGATATTCGTCCGGGCAACAGCGGTCAATGGGGTCTCGGCGCGCGCTGGCGCGTGTTCGGCGATACCGAAATCGGCGCCTACTACCTGCACTACAACGACATGAATCCCAGTGTCGTGACAACCTATTTCCCGACGCTCGGCTATCAGCAGAAGTACTTCGACAACATCAAGCTCAGCGGCCTGAGTTTTTCCACTGATCTGAACGGTGTGAACGTCGCGGGCGAAACCTCGTACCGGCAAGGCGCCGCCGTGCTCGTGAATACCGCCGCCGGTGCGCAAACCACGCGCGGCGACATCTGGCAATCGAATCTCTCCGCGATCTATTCGATCGGCCCGACCTTCCTCGCCGCCTCGCAAACGCTGGTGGGCGAAGTGTCGTACGTGCACGCCGGCAACGTCACGCCGCTGCTCGGTTCGTCGACGCTCGCCAACACGCGCAATTCCGCCGCGTTCGAAGTGGCCTGGACGCTGAGCTACAAGAACGTCTTCAGCGGCTGGGACGTGGACGTGCCCATCACTTACGCCGACGACTTCACCGGCAAATCGGCGCTGGCCGGCGCGCTCGGTTCGATGACCGGCGTAGGCGATCACCGCGTGACGGTGGGTGTGAACTTCACGCGTCTGAGCAACCTGAAACTCGCGCTGGTCTACGCGAAGTTTCTCGGCCGCCCGGACCCGACCAACCGCCCGCTCGCCGATCGCGACTATGTGCTCGCGACCGCGACCTATTCGTTCTGA
- a CDS encoding SDR family NAD(P)-dependent oxidoreductase, with translation MTFPHQLFDMSGKVTAITGGARGIGAQTARTLAAAGSAIAVLDVLTQAGEQLVAEINESGGKAAFWKMDVTQEDSVQSVFGEIAARFGRLDALVNNAGIEGANLPTHEMTLQQWQQVIDVNVTGVFLCTKYAIPHLLAAGGGSIVNLSSMYGLVGGPDVPAYHASKGAVRLMAKTEAMLYATQNIRANSVHPGFIRTPLLEEAFARLGDPEQIFAHMKTLVPLAKIGDPQDIAAGILYLVSPAGRYVTGTELVIDGGYTAR, from the coding sequence ATGACATTTCCCCATCAGCTATTCGACATGAGCGGCAAAGTGACCGCGATCACAGGTGGCGCGCGCGGCATCGGCGCGCAGACGGCGCGCACGCTGGCGGCGGCCGGCTCGGCGATCGCCGTGCTCGACGTGCTCACGCAAGCCGGCGAACAACTCGTCGCCGAGATCAATGAGTCGGGCGGCAAGGCGGCGTTCTGGAAGATGGACGTCACGCAGGAAGACAGCGTGCAAAGCGTGTTCGGTGAAATCGCCGCGCGCTTCGGACGACTCGACGCGCTAGTGAACAACGCGGGCATCGAAGGCGCGAATCTGCCGACGCACGAAATGACGCTGCAGCAGTGGCAGCAAGTCATCGACGTGAATGTCACGGGCGTGTTCCTCTGCACCAAGTACGCGATCCCGCACCTGCTGGCCGCAGGCGGCGGCTCGATCGTGAATCTGTCGTCGATGTACGGCCTCGTCGGCGGACCGGACGTGCCGGCGTATCACGCGTCGAAAGGCGCGGTGCGCCTGATGGCGAAGACCGAAGCGATGCTGTACGCCACGCAGAACATCCGCGCGAACTCGGTGCACCCCGGCTTCATTCGCACGCCGCTGCTGGAAGAAGCATTCGCCAGGCTCGGCGACCCGGAGCAGATTTTCGCGCACATGAAAACGCTCGTGCCGCTCGCGAAGATCGGCGATCCGCAGGATATCGCCGCGGGCATTCTCTATCTGGTCTCGCCGGCCGGGCGCTACGTGACGGGCACGGAGTTGGTGATCGACGGCGGCTACACCGCACGCTAG
- a CDS encoding SDR family oxidoreductase: protein MTGFDFSGKVVLVTGGTKGIGAGIAQAFVAAGATVYVCGRTPPENAASGSPERRDPRDERSGSSRDDAPRNPSAHAPNPTPRFIAADVRDIDAIDTMLARIERETGRLDIVVNNAGGAPFALAADASPRFTEAVIRLNLLAPLQLAQRANALMQRQRDGGVLLFIGSVSGLRASPGTAAYGAAKAGLLNAVRSLAVEWAPKVRVCAVSPSLVETETATSGHTGSSKSDAQDTALASIEATIPAGRLAQPADIASACLFLASPHAAYASGSNLILEGGGEVPAFLAATGQHQAFAAKSEEPARH from the coding sequence ATGACGGGATTCGATTTCAGCGGCAAGGTGGTGCTGGTGACGGGCGGCACCAAGGGAATTGGCGCGGGCATCGCGCAGGCGTTCGTCGCGGCGGGCGCGACCGTGTATGTATGTGGACGCACGCCGCCAGAGAACGCCGCATCGGGCTCGCCGGAGCGTCGCGATCCGCGTGACGAGCGGTCAGGAAGCTCTCGTGATGACGCGCCTCGTAATCCGTCCGCGCACGCGCCAAACCCAACCCCGCGCTTCATCGCCGCAGACGTACGCGACATAGACGCAATCGACACCATGCTCGCGCGGATCGAGCGTGAAACCGGCCGCCTCGACATTGTGGTCAACAACGCGGGCGGTGCCCCGTTCGCGCTCGCCGCCGATGCCTCTCCGCGTTTCACCGAAGCGGTCATCCGCCTGAACCTGCTCGCACCGCTGCAACTCGCGCAACGCGCCAATGCGCTGATGCAGCGCCAGCGCGACGGCGGCGTGCTGTTGTTCATCGGCAGTGTGAGCGGCTTGCGGGCCTCACCGGGCACGGCCGCATACGGCGCGGCCAAAGCGGGCCTGCTCAATGCCGTGCGTTCGCTCGCGGTCGAATGGGCGCCGAAGGTACGCGTCTGCGCAGTGAGCCCGAGTCTCGTGGAAACCGAAACCGCCACGAGCGGACACACCGGTTCATCAAAGAGCGACGCGCAAGACACCGCCCTCGCCAGCATCGAAGCAACGATTCCCGCGGGCCGTCTCGCCCAGCCTGCCGACATTGCGTCCGCGTGCCTCTTTCTCGCATCGCCTCACGCGGCGTATGCATCGGGCAGCAACCTGATTCTCGAAGGCGGCGGCGAAGTGCCAGCCTTTCTCGCCGCCACCGGCCAGCATCAAGCCTTTGCCGCGAAGTCCGAGGAACCTGCACGTCATTAG
- a CDS encoding DUF1329 domain-containing protein, with the protein MSRIFNPALRVCVFAAGAALAAASFAKTSPEDIAKLEGPLTPMGAERAANADGTIPAWSGKWFGTPPGVDYKQGQRFPDPYASEKPLFVITAQNMQQYEARLTDGEKALLKKYPDTFKIPVYPSHRDFSYGDAVYKDIRLYAPTTTMTKDQNGLKEFPPVTPFPVPKNGVEAMWNLRFASAIEGETATYDQAVVYPDGNIAWGKVQYAIYGPRSADRFDPKSALNSKSFFRQTTMLPLSDRGTIITGFEMWDQEGSDTRRTWSYNPGTRRVRQAPEFGFDQPEGPGGFRTVDDDRLFNGSGERYDWKIIGKREVYVPYDNYKLMDPSIKYTDLLTKGHENMQYMRFELHRVWVLQATLKSGYRHQYAKRVLYLDEDTWNAVAADNYDARGTLWRTNFAPTLYAFDAKTFYSTAVFYHDLISGAYYADRLVNQEPMPVLTRGSQLTEAYFSPDAIRGAGN; encoded by the coding sequence ATGAGTCGAATTTTCAATCCCGCACTGCGTGTCTGCGTGTTCGCTGCAGGCGCCGCGCTCGCAGCCGCATCGTTCGCCAAAACCAGCCCGGAAGATATCGCCAAACTCGAAGGACCGCTCACGCCGATGGGCGCCGAGCGCGCGGCCAACGCCGACGGCACGATCCCCGCATGGAGCGGCAAGTGGTTTGGCACGCCACCCGGCGTCGACTACAAGCAGGGGCAGCGCTTTCCCGATCCGTATGCAAGCGAGAAGCCGCTCTTCGTGATTACCGCGCAAAACATGCAGCAATACGAAGCGCGCCTGACGGACGGCGAGAAAGCGCTGCTCAAGAAGTATCCCGACACCTTCAAGATTCCGGTCTATCCGAGCCACCGCGATTTCAGCTACGGCGATGCCGTGTACAAGGACATTCGCCTGTACGCGCCCACCACCACGATGACGAAGGACCAGAATGGCCTGAAGGAGTTTCCGCCGGTCACGCCGTTCCCGGTGCCGAAGAACGGCGTGGAGGCGATGTGGAATCTGCGCTTCGCGTCGGCCATCGAAGGCGAAACCGCGACCTACGATCAGGCCGTCGTCTATCCGGACGGCAATATCGCGTGGGGCAAGGTGCAATACGCGATCTACGGACCGCGCAGCGCGGACCGCTTCGATCCGAAGAGCGCACTGAACAGCAAGAGCTTCTTCCGCCAGACCACCATGCTGCCGCTCTCCGATCGCGGCACGATCATCACCGGCTTCGAGATGTGGGACCAGGAAGGCTCCGATACGCGCCGTACCTGGTCATATAACCCCGGCACGCGACGCGTGCGGCAGGCGCCGGAATTCGGCTTCGACCAGCCCGAAGGACCGGGCGGCTTCCGTACCGTCGATGACGACCGCCTCTTCAACGGCTCGGGCGAACGTTACGACTGGAAGATCATCGGCAAGCGCGAGGTGTACGTCCCCTACGACAACTACAAGCTGATGGACCCGTCGATCAAGTACACCGATCTGCTCACCAAGGGTCACGAGAACATGCAGTACATGCGCTTCGAACTGCATCGTGTCTGGGTGTTGCAGGCCACGCTCAAGTCCGGCTATCGCCATCAATACGCGAAACGTGTGCTGTATCTCGACGAAGACACGTGGAATGCCGTGGCCGCCGACAACTACGACGCACGCGGCACGCTATGGCGCACGAACTTCGCGCCGACGCTCTATGCCTTCGATGCCAAGACGTTCTATTCGACCGCCGTGTTCTATCACGACCTGATCTCCGGTGCCTATTACGCCGACCGTCTGGTGAATCAGGAACCGATGCCGGTGCTCACGCGTGGCTCACAACTGACCGAAGCCTACTTCTCACCTGACGCGATTCGCGGCGCGGGCAACTGA